One window of Silurus meridionalis isolate SWU-2019-XX chromosome 9, ASM1480568v1, whole genome shotgun sequence genomic DNA carries:
- the s1pr4 gene encoding sphingosine 1-phosphate receptor 4 has translation MDTLSSSASCPEVYNRSGGSIILQHYNYTGRLQHRTSHKSSISTGSAVLLCFSILIMLENLLVLMAVLFRVRMRHRWLYICIGNIALSDLLTGAAYVVNICMSGGLTMQLSPMLWLVREGLLFVALSASVFSLLLIALERYATMKSESENRYKKTYRIYILVVLCWILAFIIGFLPLFGWNCVCDLSGCSTLLPLYSKSYILFALVIFFIILLSICGLYFAIYWRVRKNTSTALVKSRKRSIRLLKAVISIVAAFVLCWGPLFVLLLIDYYCYSRRCESLFSPQWVIALAVLNSSINPLIYSMGSQDLRKAICSLLCCICHPESFSSKETSSTSVSRHSSLRNSFNKVRNLSTSPQSQERSSKKTRLSSTTSCLSASSS, from the coding sequence ATGGACACACTCAGTTCCTCTGCATCCTGCCCGGAAGTGTACAACCGGAGCGGAGGCAGCATCATCCTGCAGCATTATAACTACACCGGGAGACTGCAGCACCGAACATCACACAAAAGCAGCATCAGCACAGGTTCAGCCGTCCTCCTCTGCTTCAGCATCCTCATCATGCTGGAGAACCTGCTGGTGCTGATGGCAGTGCTGTTTCGTGTGCGCATGCGCCACCGTTGGCTGTACATCTGCATCGGCAACATTGCTCTCAGCGATTTGCTCACAGGAGCAGCCTATGTGGTGAACATCTGCATGTCAGGAGGGCTCACTATGCAGCTCAGCCCAATGCTCTGGCTTGTGCGTGAAGGACTTCTGTTTGTGGCCTTGTCCGCCTCCGTGTTCAGCTTGCTGCTGATTGCATTGGAGCGCTATGCCACCATGAAGTCAGAGTCTGAGAACAGGTACAAGAAGACCTATCGGATCTATATCCTGGTGGTGCTGTGCTGGATTTTGGCGTTCATCATCGGTTTCCTGCCTCTGTTCGGCTGGAACTGCGTGTGCGATCTAAGTGGTTGCTCAACTCTGCTGCCCCTTTACTCTAAGAGCTACATCCTGTTTGCTCTGGTCATTTTCTTCATCATCCTCCTGTCCATCTGTGGCCTTTATTTCGCCATATACTGGCGCGTCCGGAAAAACACTTCGACGGCCTTGGTGAAAAGCAGAAAGCGCTCCATCCGTCTCCTCAAGGCTGTGATCTCCATCGTGGCTGCATTTGTGTTGTGCTGGGGCCCATTGTTTGTCCTGCTCTTGATCGATTACTACTGTTACTCGCGTCGCTGCGAGTCTCTCTTCAGCCCGCAGTGGGTCATCGCCCTGGCCGTCCTCAACTCCTCCATCAACCCACTCATCTACTCAATGGGCAGCCAGGATCTGCGCAAGGCCATCTGCAGCCTCCTGTGCTGCATCTGCCACCCAGAGAGCTTCTCATCCAAGGAGACCTCGAGCACATCAGTGAGCCGCCACAGCAGCCTGCGTAACAGTTTCAACAAGGTGCGGAACCTGAGCACGAGCCCACAGAGCCAAGAGAGGAGCAGCAAGAAGACCAGGTTGAGCTCCACCACCTCCTGCCTGTCTGCGTCGAGCTCTTAA